From Paenibacillus sp. PK3_47, the proteins below share one genomic window:
- a CDS encoding STM4013/SEN3800 family hydrolase, whose protein sequence is MTDMNTIVGTHDILMITLDTLRYDAAVLEEANCPNLCGTGSWEKRHTPGSFTYAAHHAFFGGFLPTPANTDKASHVRLFHSKNTGMKTHPHTWLFDTPDLVSGLAGEGYRTVCIGGVIFFTKKVPLARILPGYFQQSYWRMTFGVTNPRSTEHQVNHALKVLGNTPLDQRLFLFLNVSAIHGPNHMFLPGARKDSVDSQRAALRYADGELGRLFARFRERGNPVFCLAFSDHGTAYGEDGYEGHRLAHETVWNVPYREFIL, encoded by the coding sequence ATGACAGATATGAATACGATTGTCGGTACCCACGATATTCTGATGATTACACTGGATACGCTGCGCTATGATGCCGCTGTTCTGGAGGAAGCCAACTGCCCCAATCTGTGCGGAACCGGCTCCTGGGAGAAAAGGCATACCCCCGGCAGCTTCACCTACGCCGCACACCATGCCTTCTTCGGCGGATTCCTGCCGACTCCGGCCAATACGGACAAAGCTTCACATGTGCGTCTGTTTCATTCCAAAAACACCGGCATGAAGACACATCCGCATACCTGGCTGTTCGACACGCCGGACCTTGTCTCCGGGCTTGCCGGCGAGGGATACCGTACGGTGTGCATCGGCGGCGTTATTTTTTTCACCAAAAAGGTTCCGCTTGCACGGATCCTCCCTGGCTATTTCCAGCAAAGCTACTGGCGGATGACCTTTGGCGTCACCAATCCGCGCTCCACGGAGCATCAGGTCAATCATGCCTTGAAGGTGCTGGGCAATACGCCGCTCGATCAGCGGCTGTTTCTGTTTCTGAATGTGTCGGCTATTCATGGGCCTAACCATATGTTCCTGCCCGGTGCCCGCAAGGATTCCGTGGACAGCCAGCGGGCTGCGCTGCGTTATGCCGACGGTGAGCTGGGACGGCTGTTCGCACGTTTCCGGGAGCGGGGGAATCCGGTCTTTTGTCTGGCTTTTTCGGACCATGGTACCGCCTACGGGGAAGACGGCTATGAGGGACACCGCCTGGCGCATGAGACGGTATGGAATGTCCCTTACCGGGAATTTATACTGTAG